GTTTTTGAACTAACTTTCCATTTTACATAACTGGATTATTTTTAGTTGTGGTCTCTTAACTTCAGAATGGTTTTTTCCACCTATTCCCCAGGCCCAAATGGGATGATGACATTAAGAACATATGGCAAAACACCTGTGTATTTTCTTACAAGCTTTTAATTTAGCATTAAGGAGCAGGATGATAgtataaatgtgttttttgaGATGAGTACATGAACAAAATCTTCAGAAGTAATTagattttgatattttatatCTGTACTTTATTTTATCAACACAGGTGCTTCtgcatttcagtatttctgtgttGTGATCAGAAGAAAGTTGGTGTATTagattttaaagacattttcacCTTCAaatcaaatataattttgtcAGTAGCTATTGAACTTCATCTTTCCATGCCAAGATTACTGCAGAATTCTGTTACTGTAGCAGATGACAGAAGACAACCTTGTATTTTATTCTTGTCCTGCTCCCTTAGCACTTTGTATGTAAATGTATCATTTTGAGTTCTAGTTTCTCTGGTGTGAAAATAACTTTATTACACTCAGAAGGTcacaaaaatttcattttggcaAAGCCTTGAGATAGATTCTGGGTTTGGTTCCAATTCAAAGTCCAATTGTTATAAGGAAGCAGTAGATCTGTTTAAATTTAAAGAGGTGAGAGTTTCTGAGGTGAGTGAAGTCATGAGAAGCTTAGGACAAAGCACACAGATTTCCCAGGTGGGAAGCTTGTATTCCAAGGGACTGAGAGAACAGCAGAGAGacttttttcacagaaattctATTTCTGCATGTGccttggtttctttttcttaaagaaaagcaGGGCATAATGTGTCTCTGAAATAATCTACATTAGTATTCACTTACAAAGTTTGGAAggttataaaagaaaaatgccttGAATTATAATGCTTGATGTGGGATGTAATTGCCAGTAGGTCATGAATCTAAGACAGGACTCAATTCAAGTTAAGAGAATCTTAAATTTGAATACTTGATGTATTCTGGATCATTAGCTTGCTTTTAAGTCAAAACCAGATAATCTCCTAAAACATAATGGAGTGATTTATCAGTAATTGTATTCTCTTTCCcataatttttcctaatattctCACAAAAATGTCACAAAATATCTGTGTGCCACTGTTATTCATATAATTCtataacattttaattattttcaaaacctTTGAGCTATGAGGAATATTTTACATACTGGTACAAGACAGTTTCAAGtgaaagactgaagaaaattaaatgagaaaagtGTTACTGGTTTTTAAAGTATAATCTTGGTaaaacagtgttttgttttcttagtcTTACTTGTTGCTATTTCTAAATCTACAGCACATGTATTCTCACTGCCTTTTATTTACAAGGCATTATTACTGCATTACCCTCCTGCTTCCTTGCAATAATTTagttgggctttttttgctAATTGTTGCCCTACAGGATgatgaaaatcagaatttagaAACTCGGCTCAAAGatactgaagaagaaaacacaagacTGCAACGAACAATTAGCCTGCAACAGTCTCAGACTGAGAAGTACAAAATATTGTCacaagaagcaaacaaaaaaactgaagGGTTACAACAAGAGATCACTGCACTAGAAAAGGTACTGCAGATGTTAGTCTTGTTTAtctcaaaaaagagaaaaaaccctcaTCAAATTGCCCTCTGTTCCCTGATGGATTGATAGAGCCATGTCCAAAGATCTGATCAGTGTTTCAATGTTTGCTAATTTATAAACTATATTTTTTAATGgcctaatatttttttaaggaagaaataatatattctgctgtcttcttttcttctccttgtgCAATGatatatttctgtgtttaaaaattaaattcctatGTGAAAGACACACAAGACAAAACTACCTTTTCAGAAACTGCTGtcaaatttttaaaggaatcctgaaaaatacaaggaaattccattttttgggttttaattataatttttttaaaaattgcttctgTAAATTCTATTGCAAGCTGTAGAACctagtgaatatttttttaaaagcatctgcAGCTTATAATAGTATCTCCTGCAGGTGAAGGAAGGGATGTCTTTGTTGTAGCAAATGGGCTGTTGGAAGAGCAGTGGCTGAGaccctgtgagcacagctgctctgtcccacacATGGTCAGTGGTGCCCGTGCCTGGTGCAGCAGAAGGTGGTACACAGCTTGCTTTGTTTGGAACTTTATCTTAAAGGCATCATGTGCTTGAGAGGTTGACTTCAAAACTGTGTAGTACATACAATGGTGGGTAGTACATTTAATACAACCAGGAGAAtgtttcagttaaaaaattggggaaaacaGAACACAGCTCAGCCCTCATAGTTCCATTAAATCATGGTGTAGATCTGTGTGGGCATGCTTGCATCTTAGTGTTCCATAGttctggcattttaaaattaacatggtctttgtggtttttttgtgcaGATACTTGGAGGTTTTAAATTCCCTTACACTgattgtgattctgtgaagaaaaatattcagtattAGTATTTATACTACTCATAAGCTCACAGTTAATAGGACCTAGAGATTCACAGTAATTTAGTTCTTTCTCTTAAAGCAAGATAGGACAAATTTTATTCAAACCATCCaggattttttctcttttttctgatTGATCATACAAGGTTTTTCGGTCAATCTTGTGGTCTTATATGATCAGCTTCACAATTACACcaagagaagctgaaaaaaaaataaagatgagaaAGATCCTTTTTCAGGATTTCAAAGGAGAAGGGGATGTTTTAACAGTAGTATTATCTTTGAGACAGATGCTATCTGCAGGCAAAAGAAGTTCACAGACTTCAGCTTTCAAGGGTGAGCCTTTTTGTAAGCGTGCTGTTGATACAGGATTCATTAGAACACTATTTTTCATGATGTTTTTATTGGGTTTGTCCTTTGCTTCTTAAATAGGAATTGGAGAATCTAAAGCGTGCCCAAAAGCAGGCTGCAGCCACTCAGAGTGCAACAGAGGTTCGTTTAAACAGGGCCTTGGAAGAAGTGGAAAAGTATAAAGTGGAGCTGAATAAACTGAAGCAAAGCAACAAGGTACTATGGCTTAGGAAAACAATTTCCAGTATGTAATCACTCAGTAATGCTAGAATGAGATATAAAGCTTGATGGGCTTTGGAAGATTCATATCTCTTACAGGTAGTGCCAAAATGAACTTTGAGCAAGTCACAAAAGGCCTCAAGAAGTTATCTTAGACGATAGTACTGTAACTTCTGCAGGAAGAAGAAATGTACAGAATGAAGTTAAAGCCTTTCTGATTTTCCTAATTTGTGTGAAAATGAGACATGTTTAGAAAGAGGGAGAACTACACAAACACACCTAACAGATACAAAGGCAAACCACAGCTCTTATTgccaacattttcttttctaagcTTTAATGTGGGAGTATTTTGATTAatctcatttcttttcagaagtgtCATGTGTGGCTACTGTTTGTCATTTTCTTATGTAATACCAGGTTTAATTGGTTAAAGCACCATTTTCATAATTaatacatttctgcttttcttcccttggTAGGATGTAGCTAACCAAGAACTCAAAACAATCGAAGAATTGagagcagaaaacaagaaactgcagaaacaaaaaggaGAGCTTATTACaggttttaaaaagcagttgaAGTTAATTGATATTTTGAAGAGACAAAAGGTAAGGAGCAGCCTATGGGTGTATTTCAGTTAACAACCTCTAGCTAAATGTGTCTGCTGTCCAGTAAAGTAATCCTAAAAACTGTGAGTTTacatggaagaaaattaaatgagagGAATGTATACTAAGAGATATTGCCTAAATCAAACTATTTTCCACTTACTAGTTCCATCACACTTTTCACTTAAAATACTTGGGATGTGTCCAGTCATTTCCATCAGTTTTCCTTCTGAGGCTGCATGAGACATGTAGAGCTATGGGCTGGACAGGACCTTAACACCAGAGTGGGTCACCTGCAATTGCTTACTCTGCTGAATCTTATGGGATTCATTTTGGGATGGAGTCAATTCACTTCTTGCACTCTCAAACGAAGCTGTAAGACAGCTAAAGCAAGCAATGTACAGGGGCTTGTTGAGCAGAAGCCTCTCTGAGAAGGGCCAGCCTTAGTGATTGAGAGTAGAACATTTTATTTACTCTCTGAGTACTCAGTGATCACCAGACATTTAGTAAACACTTTCAAAGCTGTTGAGCCCCTTGAGGAAGAATAGTTCTGTATGAAGGGGCAACTTCAGGGCGCAAAATACACACACTTATCCTAAGAACTGGGAATTGCAATATGAAACTACACCCTTGAATCTGGAATACCTCCAGAACACAGGGCAAAGGACAGGTAAGTGGAATAAGAGGAAGCAGGGCTGCTTATGTATTTCCAGTGCAAGTGAATTTTTCTGGCAGTAACAGGATGTAGAGGAGATCCTGGGGATTTTTCTAACAGCAACAGTGGTAGTTCAGCCTTCGGCTCAcccttccagctctgcaaaTTTATTTTGAGAATGAAGACTACACAGCATTCACTTAAAATATGTTCTTCCAGATCAGGTAGCTCACTGTCCTCTGGAACATGAATTCACTGAAATGGGTGtcccagagcagcatttctATTTGACTGGAAACCAAACCCATGGTCTCAGGCAAATGTCACAGACTGaatataatacatttttaaacaattacAAATGCTGTATCAAGAACTGAAGATAGGAGAAAAAGCCACTTGCCTTTTCTTACAAAAACTGTTATTCACAGAAGGATGCTGTCAGTTGTCCTTTCTGAAGAGACTGTGACTGGAGAAGCATGAAGAGACTGGGGCTAACCCTGCCCCTCGCAGCTTCTGGCAGAAGGCACTGGGGAAGGGCAGCTGAAGCTCACATGTGCTCAGTATTCACAATCAGTGAAATGACTTCAAGTCTGCTTCAAACAGGCCTTTTGTTGAATGAATTAGAAAAACCTAATTTAGGCTCTTTGTGTAGTATTTGTGTGGCAGGTACAGATGCGCAGAGCAGACAGAGCCTGAAGAatcacagagggaaaaaaattcccaaaaacatAAATATCAGGAGTAGGGTGATCTGCTTTGTAATAGCTTTAATGTCAAATCGTTTACTGATCAGCTTGAAAGAATGTGGACCAGTTTTCTTACATGTGTTCTTCAGAAGTCACAAGAGTTGTTAgatttccaggaatttctgtgctttattaAACCCATAAAATATCCCCATTAGCCAGGATTTTGTATTGGTTATTCACACTATTTTaccttctgctcttttttttttttttttttttttttttttttcagatgcaCATTGAAGCTGCCAAGATGCTTTCTTTTACTGAAGAGGAATTCATGAAAGCTCTTGAGTGGGGAAATTATTGATCCCATTAAATAACTTCTGTTTGAAAGATGAGTCAGATGGTACATTATTTTGGGACTGCATATGAGTCCTTGTTAATAGTGAATAACTGTATATACCACTGAATTGATCTTGTTGATTTTGCTTATGTTTAAATAGTTTAACTTTTGTGAGCTTGATAGCTTGTGTTGTAATGTATGAAACACAAATTTCTATTTCATTGTCAGGTCAAACTGCCCATTCTGTAAGGAGCAGAGAAGCATAAACTATGCAAGGAGCATTCCAACAAATTAACTTTGTTATCAGTTTGCTCTGTTCTAGCATTTAAAACTGTGCCTTACCTATGGTAATATTCAGTCCAAGGAAGTCAGGATTTAGTCTCAGAAAATTCCTTGttgcaacaaaaataaactaaCTAGTGATCCAGTTGAGAAGAAAATGTCATGTCCTTTTTAAAACACGTGGTTGGAAAATTGGCCTTGTCCGTTCTCTGTAACGGATCTCCCCTCAAAGCTAGCTGGTCTGGTATCTAATTTAAGCACCAACAGCTCTTTTATAGAAATGACCATAACTTGTCTCAGCCATTACATCTTAGCTCCTGGCTGGCATAACCATACATGAGACTTGCCCCTCATTGCCCAGACTCCACAGGCCCCTGGAGCTGTATTGTGTAAAACTGTTCCTTCAGTCAAGGTGAAAGTATTAAATCTTTCCCTGGCCATCAGCTGCTTCTTTGGGATACAGGCAGGAGCAATGACTCCATATTCTCAGGTGTTCTACCTccttaaaaatttaattagttgtcactgtaataaaaaaatagaaaaacagacTCCATAGTAAGGGTAGATGAGCTGAGCCTACTGTGTGTACATTAATGAACAGGAGCAATACACGACTGGGCTGCTTGCGTGAACCTCTGCCAGACTTCAGCTATTTCAATGGATTCCTCCCTCAGAGTGAATAAGAACGTGGACAAAAATAGTCAGTTAATGCACTGAAAGAAAGGTATAAACAGTAGCTCTGACCTCAGAAGTACACAACATCTCTGCTTAGATCCTACCAGTGAAATACCTCAGACCTACCTCGTGGAGATGAGACACACTACATTTGGATGAGGATTGTAGTAGTGTAATGCCAGTACAGCAACATCTTCCCTGAACTAGTGCATTAGGTGAATTCTTTAGTCCAGACTGGAATATATGTGGTAGGTTAGGTTTCTGCTGTATTgctgaagaaaacatttcttctttacCACATGACTAGATGAGGATAACTGAGAACTCCTGAACAGTTTATTGGTGAAAAATGCAAGTGCAGCACACACTTATATAAAACTAACTGCTCATCCGTTTAGAACTTCCATTTCAAAATGAATGCTTTTAATGCTATTAAAAAGGAATTCCTCACTgttaaaagcaaatgaaagttTTCACTGGGAATCAGCTGACACCTAGTggcaaagcaggagctgagctggggaagaTTCAGCTCTCTTCTCAAAGTTCATTACCTCTTCTCTGCTGGTAAGCCAATCTGAAATCTTCTCCAAGCATGTTAATGTCGTTTTCATCTTTGAGTATTCCCTGCATTAATGGGAAAGAAACATCAGAAGGTAAAACAAAGTAGAGAGATTACTATGGATCTCTgaaattttctgtggaaaaaaatatggtGTCTATAATGATAGCCATAATACTGTTGTTACCTTTTAAGCAAGCCTAAAGCAAGTCACAAAACCTAAACAGGTGAGTTACAAATCAGTGCTAACCCAGAGCTTCCCTTTTGTTCTGCCAAAAGATAACATTTAGCTGCATTCTCTTGCTCACAGGAGTGATTACAGTCAGTacagcacaggagcaggttTAGTAAAATCAAGCAGTGAAAAGaggccctggctgggctggggctctgtCTCCACCTTTACCTGTGTTGGAATTAGCTCATACAAGGAAATTACTTGGGAAATCAAGTAATGCTAGACAACTTAATCAAAAACTATGTTTTGGGGAAGAGAAGCTGAGGCAGGCAGAAAGCTAAATTTCTAATTAAgtctaaattaattttactgcTAAAACTATGTATGATCCCCAGAACATACcttgcagcatttaaaaaacagggaaaagttACAAACTGCATTTATATTGGAAAGTTTCCAATTTATTAGCACTTTGCTGTTTAACTATTTTTAGTGAATTAATGTGATGAAGGAGTACCCAACTCAGACACAGTGTTGTAGCAGAGAACAGAGAAGTAGAACATCATACATGGCACACGTGTGAGCCTTTGACACTGAAATTGCCAAGGCTTCCTACAACAAATTCAAACTGGAAAAGTTTATCAAAATTTTATCAATATGAGTtatcttttaattaaatgtatATTAGATAACAACTCACTCCAAGTGTTACAAATTCCTGCACCAATCACTGTAttaatatttgaataaaaattcaACTCTGTTCTACTTCACGTTTTCCAGTATTGCAGAATTTCTTTAACCAGCCTTAACCAGGGATAGTTCCCTCCCTACTGTAAAGGGATTTTTACATCCCTAAGGCAGCTCTCTGTTCATTTGTGTACCATTAAGAGATCTTTCCAATTATGAAGcacaatacaaaataaattgtaGTTTACTCCTACTGCAATAACTGCTTCCATCTTTTTAAcgttttaaaacagaaattaacagAGCAAGCTCTATAATGCTTCTGTAAATGCTGCAGTTCATTGCACTGCTGCAGAGTCCATAGTTATGGAATACTTGGCAGATAATCCAGAGCTGCAAGAAATTGCTGCCAAAACCCCAACCGAGAAACTGGGTGGAAAGAGGTTTTAAGATGTGTTGGACCCCCTTCTAGCTAGAGAAGCGCTTCTATAGAACTCACGTTTCCTATTTCAAACACTGGACATGCAAAGCGTTGTGGAAGCTTTCAGCAAGTTCTGTACAAGCATCAATAGTGGCAGAGAGCCCAAAGCCCCTCAGCAGAAAGAACAGTGCTGTACATGGGTCCCAACTCAAAAGCTAAAGGAAGACATGAACGCTGGTAAGCTGACACAGTAAGGACATCCACTGACTTCAGGAACTCCCACAGTTCGGCAACTTCACCTTGAACTGACCAGGAGAAAACCAATTTACAGGacagacattaaaaatatttaaaatacaattcaCTCACTCGGGGAAGATAACCCAGCAATTTCCACGCATGTTCTTTCAAGAGTTTCTGTCTCTCTTCTTCAATAATTGCACGGATGCTTTCTTGTCTTCTCTTCTCTAACTCTCTTTCTTCAAGTTCACGCTCCTACAAAAAAAGTTAgctctaaaaatacttttttcttgtCAGAAGCCAAAACAAAGTCCTGGTTCCCCCCACTTACTCTCTGCAATTCCTATCACTTTCACCTAGCAACACCAGCATTGTCCCTTAGGATAGCACAAATATTCCCATATTAAACACTGTGCTCAAGCCAAAGGTGCATGTGAAACTCTCACTTTTTCTGCAATACACTGTTTGCGACGGTCCTCAAGGATTTTTTCCACAGCCATTTTGTGTTCGAGCTGTTTCATTCTCCGTTTCTGCGCATTCAGCTGCTCAATGCGATCGTCCTCAGCCAGCTTGGCCAAAATCTGCTGCCGGAGggcttcctcctcttctctcaTAGCTtgttgtgctgctgcctttagAGCAAAGTGCTCTTCATATGCTTGCCTTAAGTCTAGGCACTGCCTTAATCTCTTTTCAATTTCTTCCTATAAAGGAAATTTAGTAAAATGCAGTATTACTGAACATGCAGCAGCAACAGCCAATCTACTGTATTTATCTTGGAATAAATTTACTGTAGCTCTTAACTTCTAGCATAACTAACTGGAGCAAACATTCTGACACCataagttttagcttttatatttttcagattctctgctgcctgATATGTGGTTGAAACTTCATGTTGGGTGTTGATAGATTCTCTTTGCAGGTTGCTTGGACAAGgcagtcccttcccagctggagaatcaaggacaaccaTTACCCAAAAAGCATAAACACGGCGAAGGGAAGGGGGCAAGCCAGGAGTTGAGGTTTTGTGATctggagctgtaattggacaGTTAGCCCCAGTGTGTAGATGCACCAGAATTATAGAAGTATGAAGACTTGTGACTGGGATCCATCTTAGATCCATCCTAGGTGTAGCCCTAGCCAAGCTCTTatactgcccaaggtgtatccttttaaagcctttcaataaatacctattaCATTGTTTgttgctctgtctagtctctgttcaTCTCTAAGCATCAATTCCAAATCTGACAGTGCTCTCCGGTATTAATTAGCTTGGTGAATGTCACAAGATTGTCAAAATTAAGTCCAAAAccaaaggggatttttttcccactctaATGAAGGGAATCAACAAGACAGTAATCCTAAACAACACTCTAAAAATAGCAGTGTTTGGTATCTCAATCTATGTTACATTTTGTTTGTCACCCACAGCAAGGTAAGACAGAGTGTGAGGCCCAGAGGAAATagacatgcagaaaaaaagcagttaaTTAAACTGCTTAGCTTAAATCTAAACTTGAAAGTTACTAATATTCTCCTTTACaagataaataaatgtataaatggAGCCATAAGGGTATCCAAAACCTTCACTTCACACTTCCTGGTTGAAATTAAAGCTTCAATACcttagaaaaagaaactgaaagtaCAAAATTTTCCCTCGAAAATCTGAGCTAATGTACAGACTGCCTGTCTGACCAAGAACATTTAGGAAATAGAGTTGAAAATAGATACTTTGTGCTAGAACATAAGGTAAACCCCAAAGCCACAAACAATACTGCAGACTTAGAAATCCAAAGTGAGCAAAAAACCCTCTTCGTGTACCTGCCAGCACTTACCAtctccttcttcctttccatcGCTTCTTGTTCTTCCAGATACAGATCTTCACGGATTTGTTCCTGTTCTTTACGCCTCTGTTCTTCTCTTTCTATGGTCTTGGCAACCTATTACAAGGAAAGGTTTctaaatgaaagacaaaaacatgcaacaatttttttctacaatttCAATTTTTGATACCatgttttgaactttctgttttttctcctcagtgtCTCGAACTTTAGCCATCCGATCATCTTCTCTTTGCCGTTGCAAGTTGGCAAACTCcataattttcctgttttcttcttccatttcttcctgtttccttttcctccagatATCTTGTTCTTTTATAAACTCTTCAATATATGTCTGGGTTTCTCTTATTTTATCTAACTTCCGTTGTTTTTCCCTgtagaagatggaaaaaaatgttcaaataattatttaacATACTGCAGAATAACATTTAATCAACTAGATGCTCAGTATTAACAATATCTTCCTGAGACTAAGATTTAAATGACTCTCCTTAACCAGTCAGCTAGAAACTAGATAGCTAAATTAAAATACTTAGTAAcaaactgccccaaaaatgGAATCTCACATCTAACACCTTTCTGGAATACAACTATACACAAAAGTACTCACTGCTGCTACATTTTATACACATTTcaacaaagagaaagaagaaaaccaagcCCACCACAACCCCTAAACTTTTTATTTACACTAAACTCTCCCCTCCATGCACAATACCCTTCAAAATCTCCTTCCTTGCTCCTAAAACATGCAAACAAAACATCTAGTGGCAAGGCAGGGACACAAGGTAAGGTAGAAATGTATAATATGCTGTTGTGTCCAGCATGATGGGCCAATGGAAGCCCTCCTGAAAATAAGCTGGATTTCATATTTGGGGAACAAGGACACAAGACTGTCCCATGACTGGGACATTCTGAAGTTTCAACAAGAAAATTCATGTACGTCAGTCTCTTGTTAGTAAAATGTGACCAAGGAAAACTAAAATGGGCCTTAGTCTATATGGAATAGGTGCATACAAATTAGCTTTCAGTGCAGAATTATGAGTTGCTTTGTTTAAattaacaaataataaaatctcaaaataaCTAACATTTGGTCTTCTTCATAGATCTTTTTTACAATTTCATCAATCATGAGTTTCTCTCTTAGAAACTCTTCATAAGCCTCTTGCTTCTTCTTCTCTTGTTCCTCAATCTGCTTATCCAGTTCTTGATGgtacattttcttctcctggtGTCGCCTCAGTTCTGCAgacatttcttctttcagataCCTGTCGTACTCTTCCTTCATCTCCTGGGCTACTTCATCCTCCCATTTCTAGGGGGAAAAAGGCAATGCAAGATTCCTTTTCACTCCCACTActacaacaaaaaaatacacagtatGGAAAGGAATTATGCAGCATTAGCAGCAATTAATATCTTCTACCTCAGTCTATAAATATAGAGCCTTAACATGCTTAATAGCTTAATCTAGTCAGTAGAAGCCTTGAAGAGCACCCTCAAGATCTGAGCAACTTGAGGAGCACCAAAAATACTTAAAGAACAAAGTATTGGGCATTTGAGCACAGGTGGGACTCACATCAGCACAATGACTGGAATGAGGCAGGGGTACAGAGAACACCCTCAATGAGCACATTGCTGAACAGCAACTGTCTGCACTGAACCCTGAACAAAGCATTAACATCATCAGAATCACCTGCCTGATCACCAGTATCTTTCTATACGTAAGTACAAATTTGCAAGTCTTTCTGAAGTTACTCAGATCACTGTTTAACATCAGTAACAGTGTTTTCAACAACTAGATTCTGAGGTAAGGATTCACCACTATAAACACTTACTATGCAAAGGGTATCACAGTTTTGACTTGACTTTACAAAACCAGTAAAATAACAACTATAATCAGTCATACAGCTAATTCAATCACTACTCCTTCAATTAGAATAGCAAAGta
The Oenanthe melanoleuca isolate GR-GAL-2019-014 unplaced genomic scaffold, OMel1.0 S233, whole genome shotgun sequence genome window above contains:
- the TEX9 gene encoding testis-expressed protein 9, producing MKKGQQKILSQPVSVQSKSPEDDRQRDPLCSEVSSLTHSLAKVENKKKFPSVPTAQNRPYSSSKGKRTTSSSKIRNVEVQSTDGVAVLEDCIGFSLTRTISKVEEKLKKGVLPDCPDDDIIPRVGDEMGAEAQIRLLKAKLRVTQEDLANVVFECRKKDDENQNLETRLKDTEEENTRLQRTISLQQSQTEKYKILSQEANKKTEGLQQEITALEKELENLKRAQKQAAATQSATEVRLNRALEEVEKYKVELNKLKQSNKDVANQELKTIEELRAENKKLQKQKGELITGFKKQLKLIDILKRQKMHIEAAKMLSFTEEEFMKALEWGNY
- the MNS1 gene encoding meiosis-specific nuclear structural protein 1, with amino-acid sequence MASEEREWGRRAARLRAELERERRLDEALRAEEENRKQRALQLEREQKLAAELARRNLEKMKDEKIRQQVRANSLELRELERKLNSAYMNKERAAQIAEKKAIYDEKMKWEDEVAQEMKEEYDRYLKEEMSAELRRHQEKKMYHQELDKQIEEQEKKKQEAYEEFLREKLMIDEIVKKIYEEDQMEKQRKLDKIRETQTYIEEFIKEQDIWRKRKQEEMEEENRKIMEFANLQRQREDDRMAKVRDTEEKKQKVQNMVAKTIEREEQRRKEQEQIREDLYLEEQEAMERKKEMEEIEKRLRQCLDLRQAYEEHFALKAAAQQAMREEEEALRQQILAKLAEDDRIEQLNAQKRRMKQLEHKMAVEKILEDRRKQCIAEKERELEERELEKRRQESIRAIIEEERQKLLKEHAWKLLGYLPRGILKDENDINMLGEDFRLAYQQRRGNEL